In Sphingobacteriaceae bacterium, the genomic window CGCCATCCGCCGCCGGGTTGTGCAACGTTTGAATCCAGGTCGTCGTGAAAACGGGAATATGAATGGCAGCCGAGAGGAGGGTGCTTATGGATACCGTGCTCAAGCAGCATCCGGTGATGGCGTCGCAGCCGGACGTTGATGAAAACTTGACTGGTGCCCAAGCAGTTGTGAGAGTCCTGAAGGAACAGGGCGTGGAGGTGGTGTACGGCATTCCGGGAGGTGCCGTGCTGCCCCTGTACGACGCCCTCCACGGGGTGACGGATTTCACCCACGTGCTGGTGCGCCACGAGCAGGCGGCGGCCCTGGCGGCCGACGGGTACGCCCGCATCACCGGCAAGCCCGGCGTCTGCATCGCCACCTCGGGGCCCGGCGCCACCAACCTGGTGACCGGCCTGGCCAACGCCTACATGGACTCCATTCCCGTGGTGGCCATCACCGGCAACGTGCCCCGCTCCGTCATGGGCACCGACGCCTTCCAGGAGACCGACTGCTTCGGCGTCACCCTGCCCGTGACGAAGCACAACTACGTGGTCATGGATCCCATGGACCTGCCCTACATCCTGCGGGAGGCCTTCGCCCTGGCGGTGGCCGGGCGTCCCGGGCCGGTGCTGGTGGACATCCCCCGGGATGTGCTCCAGTCCATCGTCCCCGCCGAGGCCTGGCAGCGGCGTCCCCGGGTGGAGGTTAAGCTCCAGGAGCCCGATCTTGACCTCATTGCCGAAGCCGCCCGGCAGATCGCCCAGGCGGCCCGGCCGGTGCTGTACGCCGGCGGCGGCGTCATCACCGCCAACGCCCATGAGGCCCTGGTGGCTCTGGCCGAGGCAGCCAACCTGCCCACCACCACCACCTTGATGGCCCTGGGCGCCATGCCCGGCGACCACCCGCTGTTCATGGGCATGCCCGGCATGCACGGGACTTACACGGCCAACCAGGCCCTTACCCAGACCGACTGCCTCATCGCCGTCGGCGCCCGGTTTGACGATCGGGTCACGGGCCGGGTGGCCGATTTCGCCCCCAACGCCACAGTCATCCACATCGACGCCGACGCGTCGGAGCACGGCAAGGTGAAGGAGACCCTCATCCCCATCGTGGCCGACGCCCGGCTCGGGCTGGAGGCTCTGGTCAAGGCCATGGCCGAAGTCACCGTGGTGCCCCACGATGAGTGGCTGGACCAGATCAAGGCGTGGCAGGCGGAGCATCCGTACAGGTACGACAAGGATAGCGAGCAGATCCTGCCCCAGATGGTCATCGAGGAGCTGGAGAAGGCCACCAAGGGCGATGCCGTGGTGGTCACCGGTGTCGGCCAGCACCAGATGTGGGCGGCCATGTTCTACAAGTACAAGCGGCCGCGCCAGCTGCTGACGTCGGGCGGCCTGGGCACCATGGGCTACTGCATGCCCGCCGGCATCGGCGCCCAGATGGCCAATCCCGACTCCCAGGTCATTTGCATCGACGGCGACGCCAGCTTCCAGATGAACGTGCAGGAACTCATCGTGGTGGCTGAGCAGAATCTGCCGCTGAAGATGTTCATCCTCAACAACAAGGCCCACGGCATGGTGCGCCAGTGGCAGACCCTGTTCTATGGCGGCCGCATTTCGGCCAGCGTGTTCGACGGGCAGCCCGACTTCGTCAAGCTGTCCGAAGCCTACGGCGTGCGGGGCATGCGGGTCACCAAGCCCGAAGAACTGCCCGGCGCCATCCAGGAGGCCTTGGCCCACCCCGGCCCCATTGTGGTGGACATCATCGTCAAGCAGAGCGAGAACGTGCTGCCCATCGTCCCGCCGGGGGCTGCTCTGAAAGAGATGATCACGGGAAGCTGACCGGTTGAAGGGGTGAAGGCGGGCCGGCGGGGCCGGTCCGCCTTTCCCATGATTACGCCGGCGTAATTGTGCATTACGGGACCCGAGGTGATGGTTTTGTCACCTAGAACCATGTTCGAAAAAATATGGGAAGCTCATGTTGTGGACAGGGAGCCCGGAAAGCCCGACCTCATCTACATCGATCTCCACTTGGTTCACGAGGTGACATCACCTCAGGCCTTCGAAGGCTTGCGCTTGGCGGGCCGCAAGGTGCGGCGCCCGGAACTGACGGTGGCCACCATGGACCACAACGTGCCCACCGTGAACCGCTGGCTGCCCATCGCCGACCCCATCGCCGCCCGCCAGGTGGCGGAACTGGAGAAGAACTGCCGGGAGTTCGGCGTCCAGTTGTTCGATTTGGACTCCCCCTACCAGGGCATCGTCCACGTCATCGGCCCGGAGCTGGGGCTGACCCTGCCGGGCAAGACCATCGTCTGCGGTGACAGCCACACCTCCACCCACGGGGCCTTCGGCGCCTTCGCCATCGGCATCGGCACCAGCGAGGTGGAGCACGTCCTGGCCACCCAGACCTTGCGCCTTTGGAAGCCCAAGACCATGGAAATCCGGCTGGTGGGCATGCCCGGACCCGGCATCACCGCCAAAGATCTGATCCTGGCCATCATCGGCCAGATCGGCACCGCCGGCGGCACGGGCTACGTGGTGGAATACACCGGCGAGGCGGTGCGGGCCCTGTCCATGGACGGCCGCATGACCTTGTGCAACATGTCCATCGAGGCCGGCGCCCGGGCGGGCATGATCGCCCCCGATGAGACTACCTTCGAGTACGCCCGGGATCGCATGTATTCCCCCAAGGGCGAGGACTGGGAGCAGGCGGTGGCCGAATGGCGGCAGCTGCCCACCGACCCCGGGGCCGAATACGA contains:
- the ilvB gene encoding biosynthetic-type acetolactate synthase large subunit — its product is MDTVLKQHPVMASQPDVDENLTGAQAVVRVLKEQGVEVVYGIPGGAVLPLYDALHGVTDFTHVLVRHEQAAALAADGYARITGKPGVCIATSGPGATNLVTGLANAYMDSIPVVAITGNVPRSVMGTDAFQETDCFGVTLPVTKHNYVVMDPMDLPYILREAFALAVAGRPGPVLVDIPRDVLQSIVPAEAWQRRPRVEVKLQEPDLDLIAEAARQIAQAARPVLYAGGGVITANAHEALVALAEAANLPTTTTLMALGAMPGDHPLFMGMPGMHGTYTANQALTQTDCLIAVGARFDDRVTGRVADFAPNATVIHIDADASEHGKVKETLIPIVADARLGLEALVKAMAEVTVVPHDEWLDQIKAWQAEHPYRYDKDSEQILPQMVIEELEKATKGDAVVVTGVGQHQMWAAMFYKYKRPRQLLTSGGLGTMGYCMPAGIGAQMANPDSQVICIDGDASFQMNVQELIVVAEQNLPLKMFILNNKAHGMVRQWQTLFYGGRISASVFDGQPDFVKLSEAYGVRGMRVTKPEELPGAIQEALAHPGPIVVDIIVKQSENVLPIVPPGAALKEMITGS
- the leuC gene encoding 3-isopropylmalate dehydratase large subunit — its product is MFEKIWEAHVVDREPGKPDLIYIDLHLVHEVTSPQAFEGLRLAGRKVRRPELTVATMDHNVPTVNRWLPIADPIAARQVAELEKNCREFGVQLFDLDSPYQGIVHVIGPELGLTLPGKTIVCGDSHTSTHGAFGAFAIGIGTSEVEHVLATQTLRLWKPKTMEIRLVGMPGPGITAKDLILAIIGQIGTAGGTGYVVEYTGEAVRALSMDGRMTLCNMSIEAGARAGMIAPDETTFEYARDRMYSPKGEDWEQAVAEWRQLPTDPGAEYDKVVEVHVGDLAPMVTWGTNPGQVASVTDRVPHPDDFDDPNERRQAERALAYMDLTPGTPITDIAIDQVFIGSCTNARLSDLREAAEMIKGHKVASGVKAMVVPGSQQVKAQAEAEGLHEIFLEAGFEWRDAGCSMCLGMNGAILQPGERCVSTSNRNFEGRQGRGGRTHLVSPAMAAAAAVAGHFVDIRQWVREERGSLV